The Thermococcus sp. region GGGCTTCCCGTTGAACTCGTAGGCGACTATTATGTCCTCGTCCGCAAGGACGTCCTTAACGCGAAGGTCGGTCGTGTAGCCGTCGCTCGCGTAGAGGGCGACCTTTACCGCGTTTTCCTTTACCCCTGCCCGCTGGAGGAGGTACTTAAGGGGAACCCCCACCCAGGTTCCGTTCTTTAGGGGCCTGTTTGGTGCGCTGACGCAGTAGAGAACCGCCCGAACCCTTCGGGAGGGCATCTCCCTGAGCTCGCTCAGCGTGATGGTATAGGGTCTTTCCACAAGGCCTGTAACAGCGATCACCGGCCCGCCGGTGGTTTTTTCGTTAGTGTTCTCCTCCGGTGTT contains the following coding sequences:
- a CDS encoding molybdopterin-dependent oxidoreductase, whose translation is MKKLAFALLVLLLLALGTYWGWSGGKGSSEKNTATPEENTNEKTTGGPVIAVTGLVERPYTITLSELREMPSRRVRAVLYCVSAPNRPLKNGTWVGVPLKYLLQRAGVKENAVKVALYASDGYTTDLRVKDVLADEDIIVAYEFNGKPIEPRLVVPGRWGYKWIKHLTKIELVDYDFKGRWESVGYPDDAYIKNEASPWR